A region of Dictyostelium discoideum AX4 chromosome 1 chromosome, whole genome shotgun sequence DNA encodes the following proteins:
- the drnB gene encoding dicer-like protein — translation MSNKSHLSEKVQLNEWLQKRKLPLSIYHTEYKGSEHNKDFKSIVIVNGKEIESDWKKTKKESEKDCAKRILEFLVKLDGHPVEFTLPSNRTINQNPCSILKNIDNNRNNNNTNNNNNNNNNNNNNNNNNNNNNEIIIINDSDDDDNNSNNIQQQQQQQQQQQQQQQQQQQQQQQQQQQQQQQQQQLIQFNSEDLECLKKPMQNPLSNTQLLSSSSDEEENSSSDPIDSFSFIRKDDVLAPTYDGPLVSTIKDNNQTYKLQSVVDLLNSKLDMMESSYQNQISIMLYSQQKLQKEVASFKSYIESCSLKPFGTLKIPASVNQPQLNTTPKPNNQIIETNQQPPPPPPPPQDTTKKKNSYVNKKSLKTNSGKTDDCHSFETSDSENDGIEESSTTNPFYFQSYNSYTSTYRDDDDNYDDDNDNDDDDNYDDDDSTTTTTTKALKRRGTDSNSNLTDYEIYDKSSDDIDNYDDSSKESEIEKKARGFSDREVIKDSIRKRRRKRYLYKSSDATTVNTVRSSYEDLATTKTTTTTTEIPSTNQFSTYFNNSQNGHNKFVQTNFDFKKIELSVVSDVVPDFISFYVYDVVISHPFHAHTYSHRGKKYSFSNFLLYSSEQPLPTTTTTPPVIHTLNSVGDHFGVGLIKRSYCRISKSDFQKMITFHNCFFSQILGQKYLEHSDHIDRMFMIPEVKSLSNPTLSLFDTLLELLEFDGLPDDYDLFQGDDLDFQKIMDNLFTGKVTVSRSNHFAICRSVDFQSLSEITMSQKRQDIHNLNHFKNMLNKLNFYKNQNEIQENQENQENQENQENQENEYEYENDYEYEYENENENENENENENENENEIEIENENVNEYENEYENEYENENEIQIENENEYEYENEYEYENENEGKEKEIQDLLMIDLKKENIDSDESEHSFNYISDLNNDYSDSYDDNNNNEFENNIKIKNVSLPPLVCSHACARTNEDYWRLKCILFFDENDQVEKPLDWKVYQQSNPSFKEINLVTFLKYYKHFQKDPLTVRVLGITDFIHSYAKVAILPFFSEMEWSLRVAHFNSKVTCLKSAKILREVFTHPSTKTIPKRTLTQLGIFGKYQPYLGDNQRLEFLGDSVLKLVSTIYLFFKYPKMSEGFLSQTRSDFTKNDHLLDVSKRLGLEEILRFTTEEEFRKPQADVIEALIGAVYIDRGFFEAYKLTVCWIFDEPDAEYPIYNTKFEETLAHQEIRAFLDGIGVHISHSSLLEEALCFPYSFHSASKSYQRLEYVGDAVLDFFVSDFLYATFPLAQEGQLTDYRSRLVRNSNLSSISRKLCLPPTVSKGIRDTLPIKKLGDYLESFIGCCFVDTTQSFEYTKSLVYKYLDLRIDNPLFEFPSRSAYLSIHLRSDSEDDLKFSETD, via the exons atgtcAAATAAATCTCATTTATCTGAAAAGGTTCAATTGAATGAATGGCTTCAAAAGAGGAAATTACCTCTATCCATTTATCATACTGAATATAAAGGATCTGAACATAACAAAGATTTTAAG tcaataGTTATAGTGAATggaaaagaaattgaatcaGATTggaaaaaaactaaaaaagaaTCAGAAAAAGATTGTGCAAAGagaattttagaatttttagTAAAGCTAGATGGTCACCCTGTTGAATTTACATTACCATCCAATAGAACAATAAACCAAAACCCCTGTTCTATTCTAAAAAATATAGACAATAAccgtaataataataatactaataataataataataataataataataataataataataataataataataataataataatgaaattattattattaatgatagtgatgatgatgataataatagtaacaatatacaacaacaacaacaacaacaacaacaacaacaacaacaacaacaacaacaacaacaacaacaacaacaacaacaacaacaacaacaacagcaacagcaacaactaATACAGTTCAATAGTGAAGATTTggaatgtttaaaaaaacctATGCAAAATCCATTATCAAACACTCAATTATTAAGTTCAAGtagtgatgaagaagaaaacTCTAGTTCAGACCCAATAGATAGTTTTAGTTTCATTAGAAAAGATGATGTTTTGGCACCAACTTATGACGGTCCATTAGTTTCAActattaaagataataatcaaacatATAAATTACAATCAGTTGTAGATTTACTAAATAGTAAACTAGATATGATGGAGTCATcttatcaaaatcaaattagtATCATGTTATATTCTCaacaaaaattacaaaaagaaGTAGCATCTTTTAAATCTTATATTGAGAGTTGTTCTCTAAAACCATTTGGGACCCTTAAAATACCCGCCTCTGTAAATCAACCACAATTAAATACCACACCCAAACcaaacaatcaaataatagaaacaaatcaacaaccaccaccaccaccaccaccaccacaagaTACCactaaaaagaaaaattcaTATGTAAATAAGAAATCCTTAAAAACCAATTCAGGAAAAACTGATGATTGTCATTCTTTTGAAACCTCTGATTCAGAAAATGATGGTATAGAGGAAAGCTCTACCACTAatcctttttattttcagaGTTACAACTCCTACACATCCACCTAtcgtgatgatgatgacaatTATGACGATGACAATGACAATGACGACGATGACAATTATGACGATGATGAcagcaccaccaccacaaccacaaaaGCACTCAAACGACGAGGTACAGATTCAAACTCAAATCTTACCGATTACGAAATTTATGATAAATCAAGTGATGATATCGACAATTATGATGACAGCTCAAAGGAATctgaaattgaaaagaaagCTAGAGGATTTTCTGATAGAGAAGTTATAAAAGACTCaataagaaaaagaagaagaaagagATACCTCTACAAATCATCAGATGCTACCACAGTGAATACCGTCAGATCCTCATATGAAGATTtagcaacaacaaaaacaacaacaacaacaacagaaaTACCCTCTACAAATCAATTCTCCACATATTTCAATAATAGTCAAAACGGTCACAACAAATTTGTACAAACAAATTttgatttcaaaaaaatagaaCTTTCTGTCGTATCTGATGTGGTACCagatttcatttcattttatgTTTATGATGTTGTCATTTCTCATCCATTTCAT gCACATACATATTCACATAGAGgtaaaaaatattcattttcaaactttttattatattcaaGTGAACAACcattaccaacaacaacgacaacaCCACCAGTTATACATACTCTAAATTCAGTTGGTGATCATTTTGGTGTAggattaattaaaagaagtTATTGTAGAATTAGTAAAAGTGATTTTCAAAAGATGATAACATTTCATAATTGTTTCTTTTCACAAATTCTAGGTCAAAAATATTTAGAGCATTCTGATCACATTGATAGAATGTTTATGATACCAGAAGTAAAAAGTTTATCAAATCCAACTCTATCACTATTTGATACTTTGTTGGAGTTATTAGAATTTGATGGGTTACCAGATGATTATGATCTATTTCAAGGTGATGATTtagattttcaaaaaatcatGGATAACCTTTTCACTGGAAAGGTAACAGTATCTAGATCCAATCATTTTGCAATCTGTAGAAGTGTAGACTTTCAATCATTATCTGAAATTACAATGTCACAAAAACGTCAAGATATtcataatttaaatcattttaaaaatatgttaaataaattaaatttttataaaaatcaaaatgaaattcaagaaaatcaagaaaatcaagaaaatcaagaaaatcaagaaaatcaagaaaatgAATATGAATATGAAAATGATTATGAATATGaatatgaaaatgaaaatgaaaatgaaaatgaaaatgaaaatgaaaatgaaaatgaaaatgaaattgaaattgaaaatgaaaatgtaaatgaatatgaaaatgaatatgaaaatgaatatgaaaatgaaaatgaaattcaaattgaaaatgaaaatgaatatgAATATGAAAACGAATATGAATATGAAAACGAAAATGAAggtaaagaaaaagaaatacaagatttattaatgattgatttaaaaaaagagaatattGATAGTGATGAAAGTGAACATAGCTTTAATTATATTAGTGATcttaataatgattatagTGATAgttatgatgataataataataatgaatttgaaaataatataaaaattaaaaatgtatcACTTCCACCATTAGTTTGTTCTCATGCATGTGCTAGAACTAATGAAGATTATTGGAGATTAaaatgtattttattttttgatgaaaatgatcaaGTCGAAAAACCTTTAGATTGGAAAGTTTATCAACAAAGTAACCCAagttttaaagaaatcaatttagttacatttttaaaatattataaacatTTTCAAAAGGATCCATTAACTGTTAGAGTATTAGGTATAACGGATTTTATTCATTCATATGCAAAGGTTGCAATTTTACCCTTTTTTTCAGAAATGGAATGGTCTTTGAGAGTGGCACATTTCAATAGTAAAGTGACATGTTTAAAATCGGCAAAGATTTTAAGAGAGGTATTCACCCATCCCTCAACTAAAACCATTCCAAAGAGAACACTGACCCAATTGGGTATCTTTGGCAAATATCAGCCTTATTTGGGCGACAATCAAAGGTTGGAGTTTTTAGGCGACTCAGTTTTAAAGTTGGTCAGTACTATATACCTCTTTTTCAAGTATCCCAAAATGAGTGAAGGTTTCTTGTCACAAACTAGAAGTGATTTCACAAAGAATGATCATTTACTCGACGTTTCAAAACGTCTTGGATTAGAAGAAATCTTACGTTTCACAACAGAGGAAGAATTTAGGAAACCACAAGCCGATGTAATTGAAGCATTAATAGGTGCTGTCTATATTGATCGTGGTTTCTTTGAAGCCTATAAACTAACAGTTTGTTGGATTTTTGATGAACCCGATGCCGAATATCCAATTTATAATACAAAATTTGAAGAAACTTTGGCCCACCAAGAGATACGTGCTTTTTTAGATGGAATTGGTGTACATATTAGTCATTCATCATTGTTGGAGGAGGCACTCTGCTTTCCCTATTCGTTTCATTCTGCCTCAAAATCTTACCAACGTTTAGAGTATGTGGGTGATGCAGTTTTAGATTTCTTTGTATCGGATTTCCTTTATGCCACCTTTCCTTTGGCTCAAGAAGGTCAATTAACAGATTACCGTTCTCGTTTAGTTAGAAACTCCAATCTATCATCAATTAGTAGAAAACTTTGTTTACCTCCTACTGTATCAAAAGGAATTCGTGATACattaccaataaaaaaactagGTGATTATTTGGAATCTtttattggttgttgttttgtTGATACCACTCAATCATTTGAATATACAAAATCTTTGGTTTATAAGTATTTGGATTTAAGAATTGATAAtccattatttgaatttcctTCACGTTCTGCCTACTTGTCTATTCATTTAAGATCAGATAGTGaagatgatttaaaattctcTGAAACTGATTAA